From the Candidatus Peregrinibacteria bacterium genome, one window contains:
- a CDS encoding glucose-6-phosphate dehydrogenase (NADP(+)), protein MFQVIQNSFLFTIFGASGDLAKIKIFPSLYALATQHRLPKQYFIVGYARSKKTNEEFRQEFRESIKKYCQKGSKIAFCNEIIEELLSHVFYFSGQYTELGDFERYFEFLENLSKKEGGGPPETHITYFSVPPSTFQPILQNIAFARKSREDDIRVVLEKPFGEDQASAEQLFHFISRFYDEKQIFLLDHYLGKTAVQSILTLRHHNSVLNLLLEGKNIASIQITAHETVGVEDRAGYFDNVGLIKDMFQSHITQLLAMITMSIPIKADEKSFHREKQSILAALDFTPKKHNIFRAQYKGYKDISGAKKDSQTETYFGAKLKIDRESWYGVPIFIRTGKRMKTKLTSLVVEFKKLPFQPEDTEPNLLIFELQPREMIHIKLLNQFGKSSEYHEIGTSESIACRGDDCLPEHSLLILDVLERNKLHFLSFPEILESWRVTDAILKFIEEKEIPLHEYNLGDHSPEGIQGMFQKSHDRWFEA, encoded by the coding sequence ATGTTTCAAGTCATTCAAAACTCTTTCCTCTTTACGATATTTGGAGCTTCAGGGGATTTGGCAAAAATAAAGATATTCCCCTCTCTCTATGCGCTTGCCACACAACACCGTCTACCAAAGCAATATTTCATTGTAGGATATGCGCGAAGCAAAAAAACAAATGAGGAATTTCGACAGGAATTTCGAGAGAGCATTAAAAAATACTGTCAAAAAGGGTCGAAAATTGCATTTTGTAATGAGATAATTGAAGAACTCCTCTCTCATGTTTTTTATTTTTCTGGACAGTATACGGAACTTGGAGATTTTGAACGCTATTTTGAGTTTCTCGAAAATCTCTCCAAAAAAGAAGGAGGAGGACCTCCAGAAACACATATTACTTATTTCTCTGTCCCTCCATCTACTTTTCAGCCCATTTTGCAGAATATCGCTTTTGCTCGAAAATCTCGTGAAGACGATATTCGCGTAGTACTTGAAAAACCGTTTGGAGAAGATCAAGCGTCAGCAGAACAACTTTTTCACTTTATTTCTCGATTTTACGACGAGAAGCAAATTTTTCTACTTGATCATTATCTCGGAAAAACTGCTGTACAAAGCATTCTCACTCTTCGTCATCACAATTCAGTACTTAACCTTCTTCTTGAGGGAAAAAATATCGCAAGCATTCAGATTACCGCCCACGAAACTGTTGGCGTGGAAGACCGAGCCGGATATTTTGATAATGTCGGACTCATTAAAGATATGTTCCAATCGCATATCACCCAGCTTCTTGCCATGATTACCATGTCTATTCCCATTAAAGCGGATGAGAAGAGTTTTCATCGAGAAAAACAGTCCATTCTTGCGGCACTTGATTTTACACCAAAAAAACACAATATTTTTCGTGCACAATACAAAGGATATAAAGATATTTCGGGAGCGAAAAAAGATTCTCAAACAGAAACCTATTTCGGCGCAAAACTCAAAATTGACCGTGAAAGTTGGTACGGCGTTCCTATTTTTATCCGCACTGGAAAACGCATGAAAACAAAACTCACTTCCCTCGTGGTGGAGTTCAAAAAACTTCCTTTTCAACCGGAAGACACAGAACCAAATCTTCTCATTTTTGAGCTTCAGCCACGAGAAATGATTCATATTAAACTCTTGAATCAGTTTGGAAAATCATCAGAGTATCATGAAATTGGAACCAGCGAATCTATTGCCTGCCGAGGAGATGATTGCCTTCCTGAACATTCTCTTCTCATTCTGGATGTTTTGGAGCGGAATAAGCTCCACTTTTTAAGCTTTCCAGAGATTCTTGAAAGCTGGCGGGTTACTGATGCTATTTTGAAATTTATTGAAGAGAAAGAGATTCCACTTCACGAATACAACCTCGGAGACCACTCCCCTGAAGGAATTCAGGGAATGTTTCAAAAATCTCACGATCGTTGGTTTGAAGCATAA
- a CDS encoding polyphenol oxidase family protein: protein MHSTRIQKVETGKEDFAHCDGLWSENPNFLLGIQTADCAPVAFLGREKIGIVHAGWRGLVSGILEEMQQVFSGESHSVRIGPLLPEFEIQKDFCFEAIFSRFGAHFFFEQNGRITFRFLEALTSLLPEAEFCGISTFQNPNYASWRRDQSFPKGKNVSIVSFRKVFLSEK, encoded by the coding sequence ATGCATTCCACTCGCATCCAAAAAGTAGAAACAGGAAAAGAGGATTTTGCTCATTGCGATGGGCTGTGGTCGGAAAATCCAAATTTTCTTCTCGGTATACAAACTGCAGATTGTGCGCCGGTAGCATTTTTAGGAAGAGAAAAAATCGGAATTGTGCATGCTGGTTGGCGCGGATTGGTTAGTGGTATTCTCGAAGAAATGCAACAGGTTTTTTCTGGAGAATCACACTCTGTTCGTATTGGTCCGCTTCTGCCGGAATTTGAAATTCAAAAAGATTTTTGTTTTGAAGCTATTTTTTCTCGATTTGGAGCTCACTTCTTTTTTGAACAAAATGGGAGAATCACTTTTCGTTTTCTCGAAGCTCTCACTTCTCTTTTGCCAGAGGCGGAGTTTTGCGGAATTTCTACGTTCCAAAATCCAAACTATGCGAGTTGGCGTCGAGACCAATCATTTCCAAAAGGAAAAAACGTAAGCATTGTTTCGTTTCGAAAAGTATTTCTTTCTGAAAAATAG
- the glnA gene encoding type I glutamate--ammonia ligase, whose product MTKEKILSQCKQKNVRFVHLQFCDLLGMVKSVTIPISKLEDAINHNVWFDGSSIEGFTRIFESDMYLKLDLSTFAMVPWESDEETGVARIICDVFLPDGKPFMGDPRQILRQQVERAKKLGYEYFVGPELEFFLFPLDENGKPTINPHDTAGYFDYSSDRAGAIRQVMSDVVTQMGVDVETIHHEVAPGQHEIDFKYNNAITQADQVLTVKTALRAVAHDFGLHVTFMPKPIAGINGNGMHVHQSLSKDGKNAFYDAKSKYNGLADVALKFISGQLKHMSEIIAVTNPTVNSYKRLVPGYEAPVYIAWGQTNRSALIRIPRLTAGRTEGTRCELRCPDSSSNPYLAFAVMLAAGLDGIEKNISIPEPIDENIFEFTDKKAKRMRIKTVPGSLQEAISKMERGSLVRKVFGEHSFEKFIENKKIEIDEHRLHVSQWEIDTYLANY is encoded by the coding sequence ATGACAAAAGAAAAAATATTAAGTCAATGCAAACAAAAAAATGTTCGTTTTGTTCATCTTCAGTTTTGTGATCTCCTCGGAATGGTCAAGAGCGTGACCATACCTATTTCAAAACTAGAAGATGCCATCAATCACAATGTTTGGTTTGATGGGAGCTCTATCGAAGGCTTTACCCGAATTTTCGAGTCAGATATGTACCTCAAACTCGACCTTTCCACTTTTGCCATGGTTCCTTGGGAAAGCGACGAGGAAACAGGAGTTGCGCGCATTATTTGCGATGTATTTCTTCCAGATGGAAAACCGTTCATGGGAGATCCGCGACAAATTCTCCGCCAACAGGTGGAGCGCGCCAAAAAATTGGGCTACGAATATTTTGTTGGACCAGAACTCGAGTTTTTCCTTTTTCCGCTCGATGAAAATGGAAAACCAACAATTAATCCGCACGATACTGCCGGATATTTCGATTACTCTTCAGATCGTGCTGGTGCCATTCGTCAGGTGATGAGCGATGTCGTTACCCAAATGGGTGTGGATGTTGAAACTATTCATCATGAAGTTGCTCCGGGACAGCACGAAATCGATTTTAAATACAACAATGCCATTACCCAAGCCGATCAGGTACTCACCGTTAAAACCGCCCTTCGCGCTGTCGCACACGACTTTGGACTCCATGTTACGTTTATGCCAAAACCAATTGCTGGCATCAATGGAAACGGAATGCACGTGCATCAATCGCTCAGCAAAGACGGAAAAAATGCCTTCTATGATGCAAAAAGCAAATATAACGGACTTGCAGATGTTGCCTTAAAATTTATTTCTGGTCAGCTTAAACACATGTCCGAGATTATTGCCGTGACCAACCCAACAGTAAACTCGTATAAACGTCTCGTTCCCGGATACGAAGCACCGGTCTACATTGCTTGGGGACAAACAAATCGAAGTGCGCTTATCCGCATTCCACGACTCACTGCTGGAAGAACCGAAGGAACGCGATGTGAACTCCGTTGCCCCGATAGTTCGAGTAATCCATATCTCGCTTTTGCAGTTATGCTCGCTGCTGGACTTGATGGAATTGAAAAAAATATTTCTATTCCAGAACCTATTGACGAGAATATTTTTGAATTTACCGATAAAAAAGCAAAACGAATGCGCATTAAAACTGTTCCCGGTTCGCTTCAAGAAGCGATTTCTAAAATGGAACGCGGAAGTCTTGTGCGAAAGGTTTTTGGAGAACACTCATTTGAAAAGTTCATCGAGAATAAAAAAATAGAAATTGATGAGCATCGGCTCCATGTTTCTCAATGGGAAATTGATACATACTTAGCAAATTACTAA
- a CDS encoding NAD(P)H-hydrate dehydratase: MFPVRSISARKGDAGRVLIIGGSSEIHGAPILAGLGALATGVDLIRLFVPQKHATITRMAHTNFLVGEFLGNIFSPADAERIADIAKKWASSVVLGCGFFREELTAVQCFLQNYSGRLILDAGALQSEVLSEIHGRKNVLITPHGGEFQRLFEETAEKNFVQSAAKKWDISILRKGVVDVVADAEKAEEISAGCPEMAVGGTGDVLAGICGGFLAQGFSPFEAACQATFSWGKAGEEYTKEWRAFSAEELVTFFRRRWKFL; the protein is encoded by the coding sequence GTGTTTCCAGTTCGATCCATATCAGCACGAAAAGGAGATGCTGGAAGGGTGCTTATCATTGGTGGTTCTTCCGAAATTCATGGAGCCCCTATTCTTGCAGGACTTGGTGCGCTTGCTACTGGAGTAGACCTTATTCGTCTTTTTGTTCCACAAAAACATGCCACTATTACTCGTATGGCACACACAAATTTTTTGGTAGGAGAATTTTTGGGAAATATATTTTCCCCTGCAGATGCTGAGCGGATTGCGGATATCGCCAAAAAATGGGCATCTTCTGTGGTGCTTGGGTGCGGTTTTTTTCGAGAAGAATTGACGGCAGTTCAATGCTTTCTCCAAAACTATTCTGGGCGATTAATCCTCGATGCCGGCGCATTGCAATCTGAAGTTCTCTCTGAAATTCACGGAAGAAAAAACGTGCTTATTACTCCTCATGGTGGGGAATTTCAGAGACTTTTCGAAGAAACAGCAGAGAAAAATTTTGTTCAAAGCGCCGCCAAAAAATGGGATATTTCTATTCTTCGAAAAGGAGTTGTTGATGTGGTGGCGGACGCCGAAAAAGCGGAAGAAATTTCTGCAGGATGTCCAGAAATGGCAGTAGGAGGAACGGGCGATGTACTCGCAGGAATTTGTGGTGGATTCTTGGCACAAGGTTTTTCTCCATTTGAAGCGGCATGTCAGGCGACATTTTCTTGGGGGAAAGCCGGAGAGGAATACACAAAAGAGTGGCGCGCCTTTTCTGCAGAAGAGCTCGTTACATTTTTTCGAAGACGGTGGAAGTTTCTTTGA
- the clpB gene encoding ATP-dependent chaperone ClpB has translation MDPRTFTEKTSEAVQASQSLAVQMGHGQITGLHLLFSLLAQEDTLLRPLLDMLGFSVEELLQKTKQELTRQPRVSGGEFSFSGEMQQVFDAAEKSRKQFGDQFLSVEHLFLGLLEAKNSASLLLLKLDKKNVQEKLESLRGGEKITDQNPDSKRDALKKFTQDLTELARLGKIDPIIGRDTEVRRSMQILSRRTKNNPVLVGDPGVGKTAIAEGLAQRIISGDVPETLRNKELLVLDMGALVAGTKFRGEFEERLKAVLKEIEKSDGRIILFIDELHTIVGAGSAEGSMDAGNLLKPALARGLVRVIGATTLSEYRKYIEKDAALERRFQPVLVDEPNIEDTIAILRGIKEKYEVHHGVRITDDALIAAAQFSARYLPDRKNPDKAIDLMDEATAGLKMEIESEPVELDTLSRQVQRLKIEREALKKEPSKDSKDRLQKLEKELSELEERQKTFRAKWESERSEILKIRQAKEKIDSLKGEMEREERSGNLQRVAEIRYGEIPALEKGLHEAEEKSAKRKEGDKMVREEVTEREIAEVVSRWTGIPVQKMLSEELQKLRLLEEHLHLRVVGQEKAISAVSNAVRRARAGLSEPGRPLASFLFLGPTGVGKTELSKALSEFLFSDENALIRVDMSEYMEQHAVAKLIGAPPGYIGHDDGGQLTESVRRKPYSVVLFDEVEKAHPDVFHILLQVLDDGRLTDSKGRTVDFKNTVIILTSNLGADILQNFSEKWSEKTPDQTSLLERDNEVFSILRHAFRPEFLNRIDETIIFDPLSRKEVRNILDIQLNKISQRIAERNITLSVEDVAKDFLAEKGYDPLFGARPLKRVLQREILDPLSLLLLDEKVSDGDTVVISKKGDLLEFRKK, from the coding sequence ATGGATCCTCGAACTTTTACCGAAAAAACTTCGGAAGCCGTGCAGGCATCACAATCTCTCGCGGTACAGATGGGACACGGACAAATTACTGGACTTCATCTTCTCTTTTCGCTTCTCGCTCAGGAAGACACTCTCCTTCGTCCACTTCTCGACATGCTTGGATTTTCTGTTGAAGAGCTTCTCCAGAAAACGAAACAAGAACTAACGCGTCAACCGCGTGTGAGTGGTGGAGAGTTCTCATTTTCTGGGGAAATGCAACAGGTTTTTGATGCGGCAGAAAAAAGCCGAAAACAGTTTGGTGACCAATTTCTTTCGGTAGAACATCTTTTTTTAGGACTTCTAGAGGCAAAAAATTCTGCTTCTTTGCTTCTTTTAAAATTGGATAAAAAAAATGTTCAAGAAAAATTAGAATCACTTCGCGGAGGGGAAAAAATCACCGATCAAAATCCCGATTCCAAACGCGATGCCTTGAAGAAATTTACGCAAGATCTTACTGAACTCGCACGACTCGGAAAAATAGATCCCATTATTGGTCGCGATACTGAGGTGCGTCGTTCTATGCAAATTCTCTCCCGACGAACGAAAAATAATCCCGTGCTTGTGGGTGATCCTGGAGTAGGAAAAACTGCCATTGCCGAGGGTCTCGCTCAGCGTATTATTTCGGGAGACGTCCCCGAAACGCTTCGTAATAAAGAGCTTCTCGTGCTCGATATGGGAGCGTTGGTCGCCGGAACAAAGTTCCGCGGAGAATTTGAAGAGCGGCTCAAAGCAGTGCTCAAAGAAATCGAAAAATCTGATGGACGTATCATTCTCTTTATTGATGAGCTTCACACCATTGTGGGCGCTGGCTCTGCAGAAGGTTCTATGGATGCTGGAAATCTTCTTAAGCCGGCGTTAGCGCGCGGTCTTGTTCGCGTGATTGGTGCGACAACGCTTTCGGAATACCGAAAGTATATCGAAAAAGATGCGGCGCTTGAACGCCGATTTCAGCCAGTTCTTGTTGATGAGCCAAATATCGAAGACACCATTGCTATTCTTCGAGGAATTAAGGAGAAATACGAGGTGCACCACGGCGTGCGCATTACCGATGATGCGCTTATTGCCGCCGCCCAATTTTCTGCTCGCTATCTGCCCGATCGAAAAAACCCCGATAAAGCCATCGATCTTATGGATGAGGCAACAGCGGGACTCAAAATGGAAATCGAAAGTGAGCCAGTAGAACTCGACACACTTTCTCGACAAGTTCAGCGACTCAAAATTGAGCGAGAGGCGTTAAAAAAAGAACCGTCAAAAGATTCCAAGGATCGTCTGCAAAAACTCGAAAAAGAACTCTCAGAGCTTGAAGAAAGGCAGAAAACATTTCGGGCAAAGTGGGAGTCGGAGCGAAGTGAAATTCTCAAAATCCGTCAGGCAAAGGAGAAAATCGATTCTCTTAAAGGGGAAATGGAGCGCGAAGAGCGAAGCGGAAATCTGCAACGTGTTGCAGAAATTCGCTATGGAGAAATTCCTGCACTTGAAAAAGGTTTGCACGAGGCGGAAGAAAAATCCGCAAAGCGGAAAGAAGGGGATAAAATGGTTCGCGAAGAGGTGACTGAGCGAGAAATTGCTGAAGTGGTCTCGCGTTGGACAGGTATTCCCGTACAAAAAATGCTTTCTGAGGAGCTTCAAAAATTGCGCCTCCTCGAAGAGCATCTCCACTTGCGAGTGGTAGGACAAGAAAAGGCAATTTCTGCAGTGTCGAATGCAGTTCGTCGCGCTCGTGCCGGACTCTCTGAACCAGGCAGGCCGCTTGCGAGCTTTCTCTTTTTGGGTCCCACAGGAGTAGGAAAAACAGAGCTCAGCAAGGCACTCAGTGAATTTCTCTTTTCCGATGAAAACGCACTCATCCGCGTCGACATGAGTGAATACATGGAACAACACGCTGTTGCAAAACTCATTGGTGCTCCTCCGGGATATATTGGACACGATGATGGAGGGCAACTCACCGAATCCGTTCGTCGAAAACCCTATTCCGTAGTACTTTTTGATGAAGTGGAGAAAGCACATCCCGATGTGTTTCATATCCTTCTACAAGTGCTCGATGACGGGCGACTCACCGATTCAAAGGGGAGAACTGTCGATTTTAAAAATACGGTAATTATTCTCACAAGTAATCTTGGTGCGGATATTCTTCAAAATTTTTCTGAGAAATGGTCGGAAAAGACGCCCGATCAAACATCCCTCCTCGAACGTGACAATGAAGTGTTTTCCATTCTTCGTCACGCTTTTCGTCCAGAGTTTCTCAATCGTATTGATGAAACAATTATCTTCGATCCACTGAGTCGAAAAGAAGTGCGAAACATTCTCGATATTCAGCTTAATAAAATTTCTCAGCGTATTGCAGAGCGCAATATCACTCTTTCTGTGGAAGATGTTGCAAAAGATTTTTTGGCAGAAAAAGGCTACGATCCACTCTTTGGTGCTCGTCCACTCAAACGTGTGCTTCAGCGCGAAATTCTCGACCCGCTTTCGCTCCTCTTGCTTGATGAAAAAGTTAGTGATGGAGATACTGTGGTGATTTCGAAAAAAGGAGACCTGCTGGAATTTCGGAAAAAGTAG
- a CDS encoding glucose-6-phosphate isomerase (catalyzes the formation of D-fructose 6-phosphate from D-glucose 6-phosphate), with protein sequence MIHIDFSALKTIAPEHGLSPEEQNSLNNRLPEYLQKIHARKQGFYGDHVLSNEALISEIQVFADSVEETYEVIVLLGIGGSSLGTIALRDAFGHSIGGTYPELIVLDNIDPDLIAETLEGLELEKTLFLVISKSGGTPEIVSQYFFFSEVVQNAGLLEKDHFVFITGSNGILRKEADKKDIITFSIPPDVGGRFSVLTAVGLLPAALVGIDIQALIHGAQKMRDLFLSENVNKNLPFQLASIQHLLLQKGKTINVMYPYAHKLHRVADWFRQLLAESTGKKYSNAGKEIFTGITPISALGATDQHSQNQLYFEGPNDKLFLFLENQSFQNTVQIPTPSDKRLEYLKDTDFGKLLKLEMEGTKGALTEADRPHVTISLSEISEENLGALFLLLEGATAFLGEFLDINAFDQPGVELSKNITKNLLLQKNS encoded by the coding sequence ATGATCCATATCGATTTTTCTGCACTCAAAACTATTGCTCCCGAACACGGACTTTCACCAGAAGAGCAAAATTCACTCAACAATCGTCTCCCAGAATATTTGCAAAAAATCCATGCCCGAAAACAAGGATTTTACGGCGATCACGTGCTTTCAAACGAAGCACTCATTTCAGAAATCCAGGTATTTGCAGATTCAGTAGAAGAGACATACGAAGTAATTGTTCTGTTAGGAATTGGTGGTTCATCTCTTGGAACCATAGCATTGCGAGATGCCTTTGGTCACAGCATAGGTGGAACCTATCCCGAGCTTATTGTCTTGGATAATATCGATCCAGATCTTATCGCCGAAACACTCGAAGGACTCGAGCTTGAAAAAACTTTATTCTTAGTTATCAGTAAGTCTGGTGGCACTCCAGAAATTGTTTCGCAGTATTTCTTTTTCTCTGAGGTGGTTCAAAATGCTGGTCTCTTGGAAAAAGATCATTTTGTTTTTATCACGGGTTCAAATGGAATTTTGCGAAAGGAGGCAGATAAAAAAGATATTATCACCTTTTCTATTCCGCCAGATGTAGGCGGGCGATTCTCTGTTCTTACCGCTGTTGGCTTGCTTCCTGCAGCACTGGTAGGAATCGATATTCAGGCACTTATTCATGGCGCGCAAAAAATGCGAGACCTATTTTTAAGTGAAAATGTAAACAAGAATCTCCCGTTTCAACTTGCCAGTATTCAGCATCTGCTATTACAAAAAGGAAAAACCATAAATGTAATGTATCCCTATGCACATAAGTTGCATCGCGTTGCTGATTGGTTTCGGCAACTTTTGGCGGAATCAACAGGAAAAAAATATTCCAATGCTGGGAAAGAAATTTTCACCGGAATTACACCCATTTCCGCCTTGGGAGCAACAGATCAGCACAGCCAAAATCAACTCTATTTTGAGGGTCCGAATGATAAACTATTTCTCTTCCTCGAAAATCAATCGTTTCAAAATACAGTGCAGATCCCCACGCCAAGTGACAAAAGACTGGAATATTTAAAAGATACGGATTTTGGTAAGCTCTTAAAACTCGAAATGGAAGGAACAAAAGGAGCTCTTACAGAGGCGGATCGTCCACATGTTACTATTTCGCTCTCAGAAATTTCCGAAGAAAATCTCGGAGCGCTTTTTCTCCTTCTCGAAGGGGCAACGGCTTTCCTTGGGGAATTCCTCGATATTAATGCATTCGATCAACCAGGAGTAGAACTCAGCAAAAATATCACAAAAAATCTTCTTCTTCAGAAAAATTCGTAA
- a CDS encoding transposase — protein MEEVFIFSVGRISTKNKEFSPFLLVQRESCFVPVALAIHSRGRGLLLSYCGVKRVRGKRGRGAVGKTPIFRILKREGKISVAIVKKCNKEELLPIIQEKILEGSTIPYRWMESI, from the coding sequence ATGGAAGAAGTTTTCATCTTCTCTGTAGGGCGTATTTCCACGAAAAATAAAGAATTTTCTCCATTCCTTCTTGTACAACGCGAATCTTGTTTTGTGCCTGTTGCTTTGGCAATTCATTCCAGAGGGCGCGGTTTGCTTCTGAGTTATTGTGGAGTAAAAAGAGTCCGAGGAAAAAGAGGGAGAGGAGCAGTAGGAAAAACACCGATATTTAGAATACTGAAGCGAGAAGGAAAAATATCGGTGGCTATCGTAAAGAAATGTAACAAGGAAGAGCTGCTACCGATCATACAAGAGAAAATACTCGAAGGTTCTACGATCCCATACCGATGGATGGAGAGTATATGA
- a CDS encoding glycosyltransferase, with translation MSSSSLPLRVAIVADWLTVFGGAESVLISMRNLFPNAPLFTTVSLPEMVERFGNIHATSLNRFPQFVRKRHPFLLPFLPKAIESINLREFDLVISSSTFVAKGVLTNPNQLHICYCHAPARYFWGDWQEYVNHFPLPKILKPLLPRFFTKYRQWDCLAANRPDVYLANSHFIAESIQKYYRKSAEVLSPPVDTMRFREGQSEAKEDFYLGFGRIVPQKRFDILISAFQEMPHRRLVLAGDGRSLLDLQKKAKGAKNIEFLGRVPDADVPKLLGRARALLFPQLEDAGISSLEALSAGTPVIAYGKGGVLSTLKDGETGVFFEKQTPESLIDAISHFEKQESLFSRKALLSHTEQFSCEIFEEKLRMFLTKEWKKFSSSL, from the coding sequence TTAGTATGCGAAATCTTTTTCCAAATGCTCCTCTTTTTACCACGGTTTCTCTTCCAGAAATGGTGGAGCGTTTTGGGAATATTCACGCCACCTCACTCAATCGATTTCCTCAGTTTGTCAGAAAACGACATCCGTTTTTACTTCCGTTTCTTCCAAAAGCTATTGAATCCATCAATCTTCGAGAATTTGACTTGGTGATTTCGAGTAGCACGTTTGTAGCAAAGGGAGTTCTTACCAATCCAAATCAGCTTCACATTTGCTATTGTCATGCGCCCGCACGGTATTTTTGGGGAGATTGGCAAGAATATGTCAATCACTTTCCACTTCCAAAAATTTTGAAACCACTTCTTCCTCGTTTTTTTACGAAATATCGCCAGTGGGATTGTCTTGCCGCAAATCGCCCTGATGTCTATCTAGCAAATTCTCATTTCATCGCAGAGAGCATTCAAAAATACTATCGAAAATCCGCAGAAGTCCTTTCTCCTCCGGTAGATACTATGCGTTTTCGAGAAGGGCAATCGGAAGCGAAAGAAGATTTTTATCTTGGTTTTGGGCGAATAGTTCCGCAAAAGCGGTTCGATATTCTCATTTCTGCTTTTCAGGAAATGCCACATCGTCGACTTGTTTTAGCAGGGGATGGGAGAAGTCTTTTAGACCTTCAAAAAAAGGCGAAAGGAGCAAAGAATATTGAGTTTCTTGGGCGTGTTCCCGATGCTGATGTTCCAAAACTTCTCGGAAGAGCGCGTGCGCTTTTGTTTCCACAACTTGAAGATGCTGGTATAAGCTCACTCGAAGCACTCTCTGCCGGAACGCCGGTTATTGCGTATGGAAAAGGTGGGGTGTTGAGTACACTCAAAGACGGAGAAACCGGAGTGTTCTTTGAGAAACAAACGCCAGAATCACTCATAGATGCCATTAGCCATTTTGAAAAACAGGAGTCTCTTTTTTCCCGAAAAGCACTGCTCTCTCACACTGAACAGTTTTCGTGTGAAATATTTGAAGAAAAATTGAGGATGTTTTTGACGAAAGAATGGAAGAAGTTTTCATCTTCTCTGTAG
- the gndA gene encoding NADP-dependent phosphogluconate dehydrogenase, which produces MKSTIGLIGLAVMGQNLARNFANRNIRTTVFNRTTSVGEEFIKQHGNEYLTLSKSIGEFVKNLEAPRKIFLMVKAGKAVDTVIESLLPFLESGDIIIDGGNSHFPDTIRREKKLAEKEIRFVGCGVSGGEEGALKGPSLMPSGKKEAVEELLPLLKQIAAKDFSGGACVSNIGTDGAGHYVKMVHNGIEYAVMQFLAEIYDILRSSGKTSPQISDIFSSWNEGRLSSFLVELSAIITKKKDDEGDNFLIDKVLDSASQKGTGRWTILDADERGVAVPSISAAVQARIFSENVKLREKLEKLIPLFRSSPSLSEEVLTSALYLATISAYSEGFWLIQKAAEEQNWEVSFSEVSRIWQGGCIIRAQILKFLEDTFRKQTEKTPLLMLPEITEEITSSLPHLRTLVAEAVRCGIPVACFSAALQHLEQVTRGRGSANFLQGLRDAFGAHTFQRIDRDGIFHAEWE; this is translated from the coding sequence ATGAAAAGTACCATAGGACTTATAGGACTCGCCGTTATGGGGCAAAACCTTGCGCGAAATTTTGCGAACCGAAACATTCGCACCACTGTTTTTAATCGCACCACTTCGGTGGGAGAAGAGTTTATTAAACAGCATGGAAATGAGTATTTGACACTCTCAAAAAGCATAGGGGAATTTGTAAAAAACTTAGAGGCACCACGAAAAATTTTTCTCATGGTCAAGGCAGGAAAAGCGGTGGATACGGTTATTGAAAGCCTTCTTCCCTTTTTGGAATCGGGAGATATTATTATTGACGGAGGAAATTCGCATTTTCCCGACACCATTCGCCGAGAAAAAAAACTCGCAGAAAAAGAAATTCGTTTTGTAGGATGCGGTGTTTCTGGCGGAGAAGAAGGTGCACTCAAGGGTCCAAGCCTTATGCCCAGTGGAAAAAAAGAAGCAGTAGAAGAGCTTCTTCCTTTACTGAAGCAAATTGCCGCGAAAGATTTTTCGGGAGGAGCATGCGTCAGCAACATTGGAACAGATGGTGCGGGACACTATGTTAAAATGGTACACAATGGCATTGAATATGCTGTGATGCAATTTTTGGCAGAGATCTACGATATTTTACGATCATCAGGAAAAACATCACCACAAATCTCCGATATTTTTTCGAGTTGGAACGAAGGAAGACTTTCCTCTTTTCTCGTGGAACTTTCCGCTATTATCACCAAAAAAAAGGATGACGAAGGAGATAATTTTCTCATCGATAAAGTGCTCGATAGCGCGAGTCAAAAAGGAACGGGGCGCTGGACAATTCTCGACGCAGACGAAAGAGGAGTGGCAGTTCCCTCTATTTCTGCCGCAGTGCAAGCGCGCATTTTTTCGGAAAATGTTAAACTCCGAGAGAAACTCGAAAAACTGATCCCTCTCTTTCGTTCATCCCCTTCTCTTTCAGAAGAGGTGCTCACCTCTGCCCTTTATCTCGCCACTATTAGTGCGTACTCGGAAGGATTTTGGCTCATTCAAAAAGCCGCCGAGGAACAAAACTGGGAAGTTTCTTTTTCAGAAGTCTCTCGTATTTGGCAAGGAGGATGTATTATTCGGGCACAAATTTTGAAGTTTTTGGAAGACACTTTTCGAAAACAAACCGAAAAAACACCGCTCCTTATGCTCCCCGAAATCACAGAAGAAATCACTTCTTCCCTGCCACATCTTCGTACACTTGTTGCAGAAGCAGTCCGATGTGGCATTCCGGTTGCGTGTTTTTCTGCCGCGCTTCAACACTTAGAACAGGTAACACGTGGACGTGGATCGGCAAATTTCCTCCAAGGACTTCGGGATGCCTTTGGTGCCCACACGTTCCAAAGAATTGACAGGGATGGTATTTTTCATGCGGAGTGGGAATAG